The following are encoded together in the Nocardioides okcheonensis genome:
- a CDS encoding Lrp/AsnC family transcriptional regulator, with protein sequence MITAIVFVKADVARIPEVAEAIAALDGVSEVYSVTGQIDLIALVRVREHEDVASVVADRLNKVPGVNETETHIAFRTYSRHDLESAFSIGLD encoded by the coding sequence ATGATCACCGCCATCGTGTTCGTGAAGGCCGACGTCGCGCGCATCCCCGAGGTCGCCGAGGCGATCGCGGCGCTCGACGGGGTCAGCGAGGTCTACTCCGTCACCGGCCAGATCGACCTGATCGCGCTGGTGCGGGTGCGCGAGCACGAGGACGTGGCGTCCGTGGTCGCCGACCGGCTCAACAAGGTGCCCGGCGTCAACGAGACCGAGACCCACATCGCGTTCCGGACCTACTCGCGCCACGACCTCGAGTCGGCGTTCAGCATCGGGCTCGACTGA
- a CDS encoding Ig-like domain repeat protein, whose translation MTLPVPARASLIGRLVLAVALALGASLAVTTPPASAAAATPADLRATGSPVPTLSWGAVPTADRYRVQGSEDASFANTLFNDETSGTSYTPTRPFRAGTLYWRVQASDQTGSSSFATSQVTIAPPAVPQNVAVTAPGGTVLPPVAPPVISWAPVAGATSYQVEMDAEGDGVGGTLRDNIRTTTYVWSDPQGVGERSGTEDFFVRVRARFDFDLQSDWSAWVRYDVAQLPPVTSSACATGLVCAPDPAAGVRGSRTVQDVVFDWDPVKGAKQYEIWVALDRDFNNQVEKRTVSSTRYSPQTTYDNNNYFWKVRAYNAADQPTPWPTDPNVFQRRWPMAPSLVYPPVATSPVVDDDLYFQWSPVKHATRYRLDVGGDVNFTPGSYNTCYTASTTYTPGYRGSDPCMPSQGSLVYWRVFAYDNPGPFGTPDTGEPGIESNVSATGRFVYDSGAVVLTAPADGATVTVPTMAWEPSVDAERYRVTVTNASTGEERVIETTALSWTPTDRLPSDSDQADPAKQPDTFVWKVSAKDADGKYSPAPVYANRSFVLPEGPVEAGAQPLEPLANSHDTITSRFPSLSWQAWPSTEQNPIYYRLKVRQAGYVFGTNETEVLSANITYPSVTDWNDFFLSPGSYDWWVEARSASTGLYLGEGSKSTFTITDQGEVTGQRLALDGKAVDAGNTCNRRLVLVDQVPDEETVCQGLPSTPVLDWDSIPGAGGYMVYLSEDPDFTNLLMDPRSTSTQNSRWTPSFSDNIPAFDDNESGPAYYWFVRPCVRIRPFLNCGPDPSGSEDVGTNAFRKVSPEVVLTQPAAGASFADEVTFTWQDYYDTNQATLSPYGGSTPSHQSGKRYRIQVAQSATITDQNAIDDRFVDQATYTAFENTYPEGDLWWRVQAIDARDNRLSWSATRKIVKATPAPNLDPNVAAPVERPTVDSLARPTFGIHVSAGPVTFQWSAETFDGTWDIELYKNDDTTLSGANRVFAETVRQAAFAWTEPLNPSSEAYRWRVRRTDVRGKPGRWSDFGRFWVDPLPISLASPADGAVVDPTGAAFTWTPYSAGSSAQASRYVFDIDPVGGVGFNPGGVSTVATAWTPVQSMPSGSYTWTVTAYDARGNRIGSSPARRFEVDGAVRVVTPVQIQAPLGSAVGQTLTSTPPTWSRPDVQMTYQWLRDGNAISNANGPTYTLTTEDYTRVVSLRVTGRKPSYTDGTSTSNAVSVTAGGALQNVGQPVVSGSAAVGSSLQVTAGAWSPGATRIRYQWLRQGAPIPDATGSGYTVQAVDAGKDLSVTVFASAQGFGEGATTTAAVSVARMKSTVTGALQADRVSRKKRAKLGITVSVPNLSGPTGGVQVLDKGKKIAQITLSPNKNGAATIKLPKLKKGKHKLQVVYLGNAQVFGSKSKKITLYITK comes from the coding sequence ATGACCTTGCCCGTGCCTGCTCGAGCTTCACTCATCGGGCGACTCGTCCTCGCCGTTGCCCTGGCCCTCGGGGCCTCGCTGGCGGTCACGACGCCGCCGGCCAGCGCCGCCGCGGCGACCCCGGCGGACCTCCGCGCCACCGGTTCACCCGTGCCCACGCTGTCGTGGGGCGCGGTCCCGACCGCGGACCGCTACCGCGTGCAGGGCTCGGAGGACGCGAGCTTCGCGAACACGCTGTTCAACGACGAGACCTCGGGCACCAGCTACACGCCGACGCGGCCGTTCCGGGCGGGCACCCTCTACTGGCGCGTCCAGGCGAGCGACCAGACCGGCAGCAGCTCGTTCGCCACCTCGCAGGTGACCATCGCTCCCCCCGCCGTACCGCAGAACGTGGCCGTGACGGCTCCCGGCGGCACCGTGCTCCCGCCCGTCGCTCCTCCGGTCATCTCCTGGGCCCCGGTCGCCGGTGCCACGAGCTACCAGGTCGAGATGGACGCCGAGGGCGACGGCGTCGGCGGCACGCTGCGTGACAACATCCGCACGACGACGTACGTCTGGTCCGACCCCCAGGGCGTCGGCGAGCGGTCCGGCACCGAGGACTTCTTCGTCCGTGTCCGCGCCCGCTTCGACTTCGACCTGCAGAGCGACTGGTCCGCGTGGGTCCGCTACGACGTCGCCCAGCTGCCGCCCGTCACGTCGAGCGCCTGCGCCACCGGACTGGTCTGCGCGCCGGACCCGGCCGCCGGTGTCCGCGGCAGCCGGACGGTCCAGGACGTCGTCTTCGACTGGGACCCGGTCAAGGGCGCCAAGCAGTACGAGATCTGGGTCGCGCTCGACCGCGACTTCAACAACCAGGTCGAGAAGCGCACGGTCAGCTCGACGCGGTACTCGCCCCAGACCACCTACGACAACAACAACTACTTCTGGAAGGTCCGCGCCTACAACGCGGCCGACCAGCCCACGCCGTGGCCCACGGACCCGAACGTCTTCCAGCGCCGGTGGCCGATGGCTCCCTCCCTCGTCTACCCGCCGGTGGCCACGTCCCCGGTCGTGGACGACGACCTGTACTTCCAGTGGAGCCCGGTCAAGCACGCGACGCGCTACCGGCTCGACGTCGGCGGCGACGTCAACTTCACCCCGGGCTCGTACAACACGTGCTACACCGCGAGCACGACGTACACCCCCGGGTACCGGGGTAGCGACCCGTGCATGCCGTCGCAGGGGTCCCTCGTCTACTGGCGGGTCTTCGCCTATGACAACCCCGGCCCGTTCGGCACGCCGGACACCGGTGAACCCGGCATCGAGAGCAACGTGTCGGCCACCGGGCGCTTCGTCTACGACTCCGGCGCGGTGGTGCTGACCGCTCCGGCAGACGGTGCGACCGTCACGGTGCCGACGATGGCGTGGGAGCCGAGCGTCGACGCCGAGCGGTACCGGGTCACGGTGACCAACGCCTCCACGGGCGAGGAACGCGTCATCGAGACCACGGCGCTGTCGTGGACGCCGACGGACCGCCTCCCGTCCGACTCCGACCAGGCCGACCCCGCCAAGCAGCCCGACACCTTCGTCTGGAAGGTGTCGGCGAAGGACGCCGACGGCAAGTACTCACCCGCACCCGTCTACGCCAACCGCTCCTTCGTGCTGCCCGAGGGCCCTGTCGAGGCCGGGGCACAGCCCCTGGAACCCCTCGCCAACTCGCACGACACGATCACGTCCCGGTTCCCGTCGCTGTCGTGGCAGGCGTGGCCCTCGACGGAGCAGAACCCGATCTACTACCGCCTGAAGGTGCGCCAGGCCGGCTACGTCTTCGGCACCAACGAGACCGAGGTGCTCTCGGCCAACATCACCTACCCGTCGGTGACCGACTGGAACGACTTCTTCCTCTCGCCCGGGAGCTACGACTGGTGGGTGGAGGCCAGGAGCGCCAGCACCGGCCTCTACCTCGGGGAGGGCTCGAAGAGCACCTTCACGATCACCGACCAGGGCGAGGTCACCGGACAGCGACTGGCCCTCGACGGCAAGGCCGTCGACGCCGGCAACACCTGCAACCGCCGGCTCGTGCTCGTCGACCAGGTCCCCGACGAGGAGACCGTCTGCCAGGGCCTCCCCTCGACGCCCGTGCTCGACTGGGACTCCATCCCCGGCGCCGGCGGCTACATGGTCTACCTCTCGGAGGACCCCGACTTCACCAACCTCCTGATGGACCCGCGGAGCACGTCGACGCAGAACTCCCGGTGGACCCCGAGCTTCTCCGACAACATCCCGGCGTTCGACGACAACGAGTCAGGCCCGGCGTACTACTGGTTCGTCCGGCCTTGCGTGCGGATCAGGCCCTTCCTCAACTGCGGCCCCGACCCGAGCGGCTCCGAGGACGTCGGGACCAACGCGTTCCGGAAGGTGTCCCCCGAGGTCGTCCTGACCCAGCCCGCGGCCGGGGCGTCCTTCGCCGACGAGGTCACCTTCACGTGGCAGGACTACTACGACACCAACCAGGCCACGCTGTCCCCCTACGGCGGCTCGACGCCCAGCCACCAGTCGGGCAAGCGCTATCGGATCCAGGTCGCCCAGTCGGCGACCATCACCGACCAGAACGCCATCGACGACCGGTTCGTCGACCAGGCGACCTACACGGCCTTCGAGAACACCTATCCCGAGGGTGACCTCTGGTGGCGCGTGCAGGCGATCGACGCCCGCGACAACCGGCTGTCGTGGTCCGCGACCCGCAAGATCGTCAAGGCGACGCCCGCCCCGAACCTCGACCCCAACGTGGCGGCGCCCGTCGAGCGACCGACGGTCGACTCCCTGGCCCGGCCGACCTTCGGCATCCACGTCAGCGCCGGGCCGGTGACCTTCCAGTGGTCGGCCGAGACCTTCGACGGCACGTGGGACATCGAGCTCTACAAGAACGACGACACCACGCTCTCGGGCGCCAACCGTGTGTTCGCCGAGACGGTGCGCCAGGCGGCCTTTGCCTGGACCGAGCCGCTCAACCCCTCGTCCGAGGCCTACCGCTGGCGCGTGCGTCGCACCGACGTCCGCGGCAAGCCCGGTCGCTGGTCCGACTTCGGCCGGTTCTGGGTCGACCCGCTCCCGATCTCGCTGGCCTCGCCGGCCGACGGCGCGGTCGTCGACCCGACGGGCGCCGCGTTCACCTGGACGCCGTACTCCGCCGGCTCGTCCGCCCAGGCCTCGCGCTACGTCTTCGACATCGACCCTGTCGGTGGCGTCGGGTTCAACCCCGGCGGCGTCAGCACGGTCGCCACGGCGTGGACGCCGGTGCAGTCGATGCCGTCCGGCTCCTACACGTGGACCGTCACGGCCTACGACGCCCGCGGCAACCGCATCGGATCCAGCCCCGCTCGACGGTTCGAGGTCGACGGCGCCGTCCGCGTGGTGACCCCGGTGCAGATCCAGGCACCGCTGGGGTCCGCCGTCGGCCAGACGCTGACCAGCACCCCTCCGACCTGGAGCCGGCCGGACGTGCAGATGACCTACCAGTGGCTGCGCGACGGCAACGCGATCAGCAACGCCAACGGTCCGACGTACACCCTCACGACCGAGGACTACACGCGCGTGGTGTCGCTCCGCGTCACCGGCCGCAAGCCGTCCTACACCGACGGCACGAGCACCAGCAACGCCGTCTCGGTGACCGCGGGCGGGGCGCTGCAGAACGTCGGCCAGCCGGTCGTCTCCGGCTCGGCCGCGGTCGGGAGCTCGCTCCAGGTCACCGCCGGCGCCTGGTCCCCCGGGGCCACGCGGATCCGGTACCAGTGGCTGCGCCAGGGCGCGCCGATCCCGGACGCGACCGGGTCGGGCTACACGGTCCAGGCCGTCGACGCGGGCAAGGACCTGTCCGTGACCGTCTTCGCCTCGGCCCAGGGCTTCGGTGAGGGTGCGACCACCACGGCCGCGGTGTCGGTGGCGCGGATGAAGTCCACGGTGACCGGCGCCCTGCAGGCCGACCGGGTCTCGAGGAAGAAGCGCGCCAAGCTCGGCATCACCGTCAGCGTGCCCAACCTCTCCGGTCCGACCGGCGGCGTGCAGGTGCTCGACAAGGGCAAGAAGATCGCGCAGATCACGCTGTCGCCGAACAAGAACGGCGCCGCGACGATCAAGCTGCCCAAGCTCAAGAAGGGCAAGCACAAGCTCCAGGTCGTCTACCTGGGCAACGCCCAGGTCTTCGGCTCCAAGTCGAAGAAGATCACCCTCTACATCACCAAGTGA
- a CDS encoding GNAT family N-acetyltransferase: MTWLADHWLDLLGWGGSVLLVYSLLQASVLRLRVLNAVACVILIVFNALLAVWPMVAMNVVLVAINLWFIVGMLRDRHDETAFEVLEVGPADEYLRHVLRVHGEDILRFNPDFVHDPAEAHDAFLVQKGDETVGVVLLCEEGDTAHVLLDYVTPRYRDFSPGEFVWRRSGLLADRGVRRVVTPPAMVGAYYDRLGFRREGESWVLDVTQ, translated from the coding sequence GTGACCTGGCTCGCTGACCACTGGCTCGACCTCCTCGGCTGGGGCGGGAGTGTCCTGCTGGTCTACTCCCTGCTGCAGGCGAGCGTCCTGCGGCTGCGGGTGCTCAACGCGGTCGCGTGCGTGATCCTCATCGTCTTCAACGCCCTGCTCGCGGTGTGGCCGATGGTCGCGATGAACGTGGTGCTGGTCGCCATCAACCTGTGGTTCATCGTCGGGATGCTGCGCGACCGCCACGACGAGACGGCGTTCGAGGTGCTCGAGGTCGGCCCGGCCGACGAGTACCTCCGGCACGTGCTGCGGGTCCACGGCGAGGACATCCTGCGCTTCAACCCGGACTTCGTCCACGACCCCGCCGAGGCGCACGACGCGTTCCTCGTCCAGAAGGGCGACGAGACCGTCGGCGTGGTGCTGCTGTGCGAGGAGGGCGACACGGCGCACGTGCTCCTCGACTACGTGACGCCGCGCTACCGCGACTTCTCCCCCGGCGAGTTCGTGTGGCGCCGCAGCGGCCTGCTCGCCGACCGGGGCGTGCGCCGGGTGGTCACGCCGCCGGCGATGGTCGGCGCGTACTACGACCGCCTCGGCTTCCGGCGCGAGGGCGAGTCCTGGGTCCTGGACGTCACCCAGTGA
- the trpD gene encoding anthranilate phosphoribosyltransferase, protein MSHTWPDVLSTLVAGSDLTQEQARWASDEVFAGAATPVQVTAFVVALRAKGETVDEVSGFASAMLAAANPISVPGRLLDVVGTGGDRSMSVNISTMAAIVAAGAGARVVKHGNRSASSKSGSADVLEALGIRLDLPPARVAQVAEEAGITFCFSAAFHPAMRHAAVPRRELGIATTFNILGPLTNPARPQAQAIGCADARMAPVMAGVLAERGVDAWVFRGDDGLDELTTTTTSTVWQVRGGDVVQTSVDPADLGIARSTTEDLRGGDAAHNADVVRRVLDGETGPVRDAVLLNAGAALAVHGDPGAEVAVSLPEGIRRAAGSIDSGAARDALERWVAASSTDPA, encoded by the coding sequence ATGTCCCACACCTGGCCCGACGTCCTCTCCACGCTGGTCGCCGGGAGCGACCTGACGCAGGAGCAGGCGCGCTGGGCCTCGGACGAGGTGTTCGCCGGCGCGGCGACCCCCGTCCAGGTCACAGCCTTCGTCGTGGCGCTGCGTGCCAAGGGGGAGACGGTCGACGAGGTGTCCGGCTTCGCGTCCGCGATGCTCGCGGCCGCCAACCCGATCTCGGTGCCCGGTCGGCTGCTCGACGTCGTCGGCACCGGCGGGGACCGGTCGATGTCGGTCAACATCTCCACCATGGCCGCGATCGTCGCCGCCGGCGCCGGGGCGCGGGTGGTCAAGCACGGCAACCGCTCCGCGTCGTCGAAGTCCGGCTCCGCCGACGTGCTCGAGGCGCTCGGCATCCGGCTCGACCTGCCGCCCGCGCGGGTCGCGCAGGTGGCCGAGGAGGCGGGCATCACGTTCTGCTTCTCCGCCGCCTTCCACCCGGCCATGCGGCACGCCGCCGTGCCGCGCCGCGAGCTCGGCATCGCCACGACGTTCAACATCCTCGGCCCGCTCACCAACCCGGCCCGGCCGCAGGCGCAGGCGATCGGCTGCGCCGACGCCCGGATGGCTCCGGTGATGGCCGGGGTGCTGGCCGAGCGCGGCGTCGACGCCTGGGTGTTCCGCGGTGACGACGGGCTCGACGAGCTGACCACCACCACGACGTCGACGGTCTGGCAGGTCCGTGGCGGCGACGTCGTCCAGACGTCGGTCGACCCGGCGGACCTCGGGATCGCCCGGTCGACCACCGAGGACCTCCGTGGCGGCGACGCGGCCCACAACGCCGACGTGGTCCGCCGGGTCCTCGACGGGGAGACCGGGCCGGTGCGCGACGCCGTGCTGCTCAACGCGGGAGCGGCGCTCGCCGTGCACGGCGACCCGGGCGCGGAGGTCGCCGTGTCGCTGCCGGAGGGCATCCGGCGCGCGGCCGGGTCGATCGACTCGGGTGCGGCCCGGGACGCGCTCGAGCGCTGGGTGGCGGCCAGCTCCACCGACCCCGCCTGA
- a CDS encoding Rv3143 family two-component system response regulator translates to MSDSTKTLKVLVYSDDVNTRQQVILALGRRPHPDLPEVEYVEVATEPVVLQNMDRGDIALAILDGEAVPAGGMGIAKQLKDEIYQCPPVVVLTGRPQDAWLATWSRAEAAVPHPIDPIQLAEQVVGLLRSSVPATT, encoded by the coding sequence GTGAGCGACTCCACGAAGACGTTGAAGGTCCTGGTCTACAGCGACGACGTCAACACCCGGCAGCAGGTGATCCTCGCGCTGGGGCGTCGTCCCCACCCCGACCTGCCCGAGGTCGAGTACGTGGAGGTCGCCACCGAGCCCGTGGTCCTGCAGAACATGGACCGCGGCGACATCGCGCTGGCCATCCTCGACGGCGAGGCCGTGCCCGCCGGCGGCATGGGCATCGCCAAGCAGCTCAAGGACGAGATCTACCAGTGCCCGCCCGTCGTGGTGCTCACCGGTCGTCCGCAGGACGCGTGGCTCGCCACCTGGTCGCGCGCCGAGGCGGCCGTCCCGCACCCGATCGACCCGATCCAGCTCGCCGAGCAGGTCGTCGGCCTGCTGCGCTCGTCGGTCCCGGCCACCACCTGA
- a CDS encoding glycosyltransferase 87 family protein — MEITLLRRLSLVALCTLLAVVGVFETTAHLHLTGPGWDAAAYWGAWRGEMYDGSVGDPGHYLYSPAFAQAVWPLAHTTWPLFVGFFVVVNAVGLAWLLRPLPLVLAVPLWVAGSQEVLSGNVFVPMAIVAVLGMRLPQLWAFVALTKITPCLGPVWFAVRGEWGALARALGATAAVVAVSALLAPGLWAEWLGFLVDQARLSDGAAGWAFIPGPLYRVPLALLLVVWAARTDRVWVLPVAIVVATPFIWNGSLTLLAAIPRLRASRPRDARRGRGDGPRVTPPSSTTAPTG; from the coding sequence GTGGAGATCACGCTGCTCAGGCGACTGTCGCTCGTCGCCCTGTGCACCCTCCTGGCGGTGGTCGGGGTGTTCGAGACGACGGCCCACCTGCACCTCACCGGTCCGGGCTGGGACGCCGCCGCGTACTGGGGCGCCTGGCGCGGGGAGATGTACGACGGGTCCGTCGGCGACCCGGGCCACTACCTCTACAGCCCCGCCTTCGCCCAGGCCGTCTGGCCGCTCGCCCACACGACCTGGCCGCTGTTCGTCGGCTTCTTCGTGGTGGTCAACGCGGTCGGGCTGGCGTGGCTGCTGCGCCCGCTGCCGCTGGTGCTCGCGGTGCCGCTGTGGGTGGCCGGCTCGCAGGAGGTGCTCTCCGGCAACGTGTTCGTGCCGATGGCGATCGTCGCGGTGCTCGGCATGCGGCTCCCCCAGCTCTGGGCGTTCGTCGCGCTCACCAAGATCACCCCCTGCCTGGGCCCGGTCTGGTTCGCCGTGCGCGGCGAGTGGGGTGCCCTCGCGCGCGCCCTCGGCGCCACCGCGGCGGTGGTCGCGGTGTCCGCGCTCCTCGCGCCCGGCCTCTGGGCCGAGTGGCTCGGGTTCCTCGTCGACCAGGCCCGGCTCTCCGACGGCGCGGCGGGCTGGGCGTTCATCCCCGGCCCTCTCTACCGGGTGCCGCTGGCGCTGCTGCTCGTCGTCTGGGCCGCGCGCACCGACCGGGTGTGGGTGCTGCCGGTGGCGATAGTGGTGGCCACGCCGTTCATCTGGAACGGGTCGCTCACCCTGCTGGCCGCGATCCCCCGCCTCCGGGCGTCCCGACCCCGCGACGCTCGGCGAGGTCGAGGCGACGGTCCTCGCGTGACGCCTCCTTCATCGACGACCGCACCCACTGGGTGA
- a CDS encoding cytochrome c oxidase assembly protein, whose translation MLLPLSADPEVLPRFTLGSVLTDWGIDPIPFIVVVWGTGLYALGVAVLHRRGDRWPVGRTLAFVGLGMGSFALATLSGLGRYDSTLLSVHMVQHMILSMVVPLALALGAPITLALRTLPATPRRWLLAVLHSRLAKVLAFPPLAFVLYVVSPWALYFSPWYDASLASSFVHQVMHVHLVLVGTLFFWPLMGIDPLPGRVGYPFRVLLTIMTLPFHAFLGVTIMGQTTLIGAEHYLALREGPMASWLPPALEDQHLAGGILWASGDLVGVLFFAVLFTQWVRSSMKEASREDRRLDLAERRGVGTPGGGGSRPAG comes from the coding sequence GTGCTGCTCCCCCTCTCCGCCGACCCCGAGGTCCTCCCCAGATTCACCCTCGGGAGCGTCCTCACCGACTGGGGGATCGACCCGATCCCGTTCATCGTCGTGGTCTGGGGGACGGGTCTGTACGCCCTCGGCGTGGCCGTGCTGCACCGCCGCGGCGACCGCTGGCCGGTCGGTCGCACGCTCGCCTTCGTGGGCCTCGGCATGGGGTCGTTCGCCCTCGCCACGCTCTCGGGCCTCGGTCGCTACGACAGCACCCTGCTGAGCGTCCACATGGTCCAGCACATGATCTTGTCGATGGTCGTGCCGCTGGCGCTCGCGCTCGGCGCCCCGATCACCCTCGCGCTGCGCACCCTGCCCGCCACCCCGCGCCGGTGGTTGCTGGCGGTGCTGCACTCGCGCCTGGCGAAGGTGCTGGCGTTCCCGCCGCTGGCGTTCGTGCTCTACGTCGTCTCGCCGTGGGCGCTCTACTTCAGCCCGTGGTACGACGCGAGCCTGGCCTCGTCGTTCGTCCACCAGGTGATGCACGTGCACCTCGTCCTGGTCGGGACGTTGTTCTTCTGGCCGCTGATGGGCATCGACCCGCTGCCCGGTCGGGTCGGCTACCCGTTCCGGGTGCTGCTGACGATCATGACGCTGCCGTTCCACGCGTTCCTGGGCGTCACGATCATGGGCCAGACGACGCTGATCGGCGCGGAGCACTACCTCGCGCTGCGCGAGGGGCCGATGGCGTCGTGGCTGCCGCCCGCGCTGGAGGACCAGCACCTCGCCGGCGGCATCCTGTGGGCGAGCGGTGACCTGGTCGGCGTGCTGTTCTTCGCGGTGCTGTTCACCCAGTGGGTGCGGTCGTCGATGAAGGAGGCGTCACGCGAGGACCGTCGCCTCGACCTCGCCGAGCGTCGCGGGGTCGGGACGCCCGGAGGCGGGGGATCGCGGCCAGCAGGGTGA
- the ctaE gene encoding aa3-type cytochrome oxidase subunit III gives MVSVGTIIWLSSELMFFAALFAAYFTIRAVSPELWAQETEKLNVPFSTANTAILVASSFACQWGVFAAERGQVGRTGGLLNFTKWGLREWFILTYVMGAIFIGGQALEYAELIHEGVTIPSSAYGSMFYLTTGFHGLHVTGGLIAFLFVLGRTYLARRFTHEQAVTAIVVSYYWHFVDVVWIGLFFTIYVIK, from the coding sequence ATGGTCAGCGTGGGAACCATCATCTGGCTCTCGAGCGAGCTGATGTTCTTCGCCGCGCTGTTCGCGGCCTACTTCACCATCCGCGCGGTCAGCCCCGAGCTGTGGGCGCAGGAGACCGAGAAGCTCAACGTGCCGTTCTCCACGGCGAACACCGCGATCCTCGTCGCCTCGTCGTTCGCGTGCCAGTGGGGCGTCTTCGCGGCCGAGCGCGGTCAGGTCGGGCGCACGGGCGGGCTGCTCAACTTCACCAAGTGGGGCCTGCGCGAGTGGTTCATCCTCACCTACGTCATGGGCGCGATCTTCATCGGCGGCCAGGCGCTGGAGTACGCCGAGCTGATCCACGAGGGCGTCACCATCCCGAGCTCGGCCTACGGCTCGATGTTCTACCTCACCACCGGCTTCCACGGCCTGCACGTGACCGGTGGACTGATCGCCTTCCTGTTCGTGCTGGGTCGCACCTACCTCGCCCGGCGCTTCACCCACGAACAGGCCGTGACCGCGATCGTCGTGTCCTACTACTGGCACTTCGTCGACGTGGTCTGGATCGGCCTGTTCTTCACGATCTACGTCATCAAGTAA
- the qcrC gene encoding cytochrome bc1 complex diheme cytochrome c subunit, which yields MRLLNRTAGRLSRHRRGPLAGLVVLLLGLVISGSLYTALAPAQAQDQASETEQLAQGKELFLTSCAFCHGKNGEGVPTVREGYQLGPSLVGVGAAAVDFQVGTGRMPMASPGAQAPRKPVAFNDEEVAALAAFVASLGPGPDIPDESDYSIEGLSEEEREEAITRGGQIFLTNCTACHNFNGAGGAMPRGGYAPTLHGVEGKYIYEALLTGPQNMPNFSNGNLSPEEKRDVIAYLDSIQDTPEYAGFTLGGLGPVSEGLFAWLVGIGGLVGAAVWIASHTTRSKKSKVNA from the coding sequence GTGCGTTTGCTGAACCGAACCGCAGGTCGCCTGTCCCGGCACCGTCGGGGACCTCTCGCGGGACTCGTCGTGCTGCTGCTGGGCCTCGTGATCAGCGGCTCCCTCTACACCGCTCTTGCTCCGGCGCAGGCGCAGGACCAGGCCAGCGAGACCGAGCAGCTCGCCCAGGGCAAGGAGCTGTTCCTCACCAGCTGCGCGTTCTGCCACGGCAAGAACGGCGAGGGCGTCCCCACGGTGCGTGAGGGCTACCAGCTCGGCCCGTCGCTGGTCGGCGTCGGCGCCGCCGCGGTCGACTTCCAGGTCGGCACCGGCCGCATGCCGATGGCCAGCCCCGGCGCGCAGGCGCCGCGCAAGCCGGTCGCCTTCAACGACGAGGAGGTCGCGGCGCTCGCGGCCTTCGTCGCGTCTCTCGGCCCCGGCCCGGACATCCCGGACGAGTCCGACTACTCGATCGAGGGCCTCTCCGAGGAGGAGCGCGAGGAGGCCATCACCCGTGGTGGCCAGATCTTCCTCACCAACTGCACCGCGTGCCACAACTTCAACGGCGCCGGCGGCGCGATGCCGCGCGGCGGCTACGCCCCCACCCTCCACGGGGTCGAGGGCAAGTACATCTACGAGGCGCTGCTGACCGGTCCGCAGAACATGCCGAACTTCAGCAACGGCAACCTGTCCCCCGAGGAGAAGCGCGACGTGATCGCCTACCTCGACAGCATCCAGGACACCCCGGAGTACGCCGGCTTCACGCTCGGCGGCCTCGGCCCCGTGTCGGAGGGGCTGTTCGCGTGGCTCGTCGGCATCGGCGGCCTCGTCGGCGCCGCCGTCTGGATCGCCTCGCACACGACGCGCAGCAAGAAGAGCAAGGTGAACGCGTGA